One Planctomycetota bacterium genomic window, CGGCGCCATCCCCTCGTCGGCCGCCTCCGGGCGCTGCTCGAGGCATCCCTGGCCGGGGCCGGGGAGATCGGCACGCCAGAGACGCTGCTTTTCGAGCGGCGCCTCGCCGCCCGGGGGCGCGACGCAGTGCTCCGGGCGTTCGCCCGCGACGCCGATCTGATCCGCGCGATCGCCGGCGGGCCGCGGAGGCTCACGACCCTCGGCGGCGGCGACGGGGGACCCGGGCCGGACGACGGCCTGTGGACGAACATCGCCATCGGCCTCTCCGGACCGGCGTCGCTGCCCGTCCGCTGGCAGGCGTCGCGAGGCGCCCCCGAGGGGCTCACGATTCGCCTGGTCGGGTCGGCTGGAGAACACCTCCTCGAGATTCCCGACGGCGCGTCGGCCGACTGCCGGCTCGACGGCGGCGCGGCGCTATCGCTCGATCGGGGTGCGGTGATCCTTGCCGACGTGGAGCGCGCGGTCGCCGCACGCGCTGCAAGTGCGCCGCCCGGCCGCGACGCCGCGGACACCGGGGCCGACGGTGCCACGATCGCGGCCGCGACCTGGGACGATGCCGCCCGGGCGATCGAGTTGGCCGAGACGGTGCCGCGGAGCCTCGCGCGCGGCCGTGCCATCGACCTCCACCAGGAGGAATACACCGACCTCGGCACGTTCAAGGGCATGATGGCTTCGGTCGGGTGCGGGCTGGTGCTCCTCGGCCTGCTGGTGGTGATCGTCGCCACGCTCCTGGCCGGCATCGCCCGTGCCGCCGGCTGGGATCTCCTCGAGCGGGTCGTCGCCGTCTGGCCCGCCGCGCTGCTGGCGATCCTCGGGGCGTTCCTCGCCCTCCAGGTGATCCCCCTCCTCGTCGGCCCCGACGACGGACGCACGCCCCGGGGGCCCGACTCCCCCCGCCGTCGCGATCCCTGACCCGCCCGCAGCCGGGGTGGAAGCCGGGGAAGCTGTGCGGGCCGGCGGAACCCGGGGGAATTCGCGAAGCCAGGGCGACCGATCAACCCTGGTGTCGGTCGCATCGCTCCGGCGCGGCACGAAGGCCGACAGTTCGCAGGTGCAGTCCGGGCGGGGAGTCGGCGCGTCATGCAGCGAGTGGTCGTGCTTGGGGTCGTGGCGGCACTGGCCCTGTCCGCGGTCCCCGCTCGGGCAACCGAGACACGCCGCACGGCGATCGTCCGGGCGATCGAGGCGACCCGCGATTCCGTCGTCAACATCCACGGCCAGAAGCTCGTGCCCGGTTCGGAGGACGATGCCACCGCCGAGCTCCGCCGCGTCAACGGCATGGGCACCGGGGTGGTCATCGATGCCCGGGGGTACGTCGCCACCAATTACCACGTCGTCGAGGGGGTGCGCCGCATCGAGGTGACGCTCGCCTCGGGGCGGACGACGACCGCGACGCTGGTGTCGCACGACCCGCGGACCGACCTGGCGGTGATCAAGATCCCCGCCGACGGCGGGCCGTTCCCGGTGATCCCGATGGGGACGTCGGCCGACCTGATGATCGGTGAAACGGTGCTCGCCCTCGGCAACGCCTACGGCTACGAGCACACGGTCACGCGCGGCATCATCTCGGCCCTCCACCGCAGCGTCGAAGTCAACCGCACGCAGCGGTACGACGACCTGATCCAGACCGACGCCAGCATCAACCCGGGCAACTCCGGCGGACCGCTCCTCAACATCGACGGCGAGATGGTGGGGATCAACGTCGCCGTCCGGGCGGGCGCCCAGGGGATCGGATTCGCGATCCCCGTCGACCGGGCGCTGGAGGTCATCACGGAACTGCTGTCGACCGAGCGCCTCGACCGCACCTGGCACGGATTGGTCACCAGGAGCTGCGGCAGCGAGGGGGTCCTCGTCGCGGGCCTGCAGCCGGAGAGTCCTGCGGCCGGCGCGGGAATCGTCACCGGTGACGTGATCCGCCGGATCGGTGACATGCCGGTGACCACGCCGCTCGACGTCGAGCGGGCCCTCCTTGGCCACCGCCCGGGCGAGACGGTTCCGGTCACGGTCGGCCGCGGCGGCGCCGAGACCCGGATCGACCTCGCCCTCGGGGCGGCGCGTCCGCGCGTGCTCTCCAAGGAGGAGCGCTGCTGGAACGAGCTCGGCCTCAAGGTCGAATTCCAGCCCTCGGGCCGGGTGCAAAAGCTCCAGTCACGCTACCGGGGTGGGTTGCTCGTGACCGACGTCCGCGACGGCGGCCCGGCGGCCGATCAGGGGATCCGCGTGGGCGACATCCTCGTCGGCCTCCACGTCTGGGAGACGATCACGGTCGACAACGTCCTGTACGTGCTCGAGAAAGCGCGTGAGGACAACCTCGGCCAATTGAAGTTCTACGTCCTCCGTGGCCGCGAGACGCTCTTCGGCCACCTCACCAGCGACACGATGCTGCGGTAGCTTTCAGCTGTCTTTCGCCCCCCCGGGGCCCGCGGCACTGCCACGCTACAATCCTCGGGCCGCGACATCGCGTCGCTCGAAGGACACCGACCGTGGAGCAGGATTTTCTCGACTGGCTGCTGCCGCGGCTGCCCGCCGATCCGCGCCTCGAGATCGGCCCCGGCGACGATGCTGCCGTGATCCGCCCCCCTGCCGGGCGCCGGACCGTCGTCAGCGTCGACATGCTCACCGAGGGAGTCGATTTTCTCCTCGGCGATGACTGCAGCCCACGGCAGGTGGGGCGCAAGGCGCTGGCCGTGGGCCTCAGCGACCTGGCGGCGATGGCAGCCCGCCCCGAAGCGGCCGTCGTCGCCGTTTGTCTGCCACGCGGCGGCGCGGCGATCGCACGCGAGCTGGCCGACGGTGTCGCCGCGCTGGCGCGCGAGCACGACGTCGCCCTCGCCGGCGGCGATACCAACGCCTGGGACGGCGGTCTCGTGGTCAGCGTCACGGTCATCGGCAGCGTCGCCCCGGGCCGGGCCTGGCGGCGCGCCGGGGCGCGCCCCGGCGACCGGATCGTGGCCACCGGAGCGTTCGGCGGCAGCA contains:
- a CDS encoding PDZ domain-containing protein; translated protein: MQRVVVLGVVAALALSAVPARATETRRTAIVRAIEATRDSVVNIHGQKLVPGSEDDATAELRRVNGMGTGVVIDARGYVATNYHVVEGVRRIEVTLASGRTTTATLVSHDPRTDLAVIKIPADGGPFPVIPMGTSADLMIGETVLALGNAYGYEHTVTRGIISALHRSVEVNRTQRYDDLIQTDASINPGNSGGPLLNIDGEMVGINVAVRAGAQGIGFAIPVDRALEVITELLSTERLDRTWHGLVTRSCGSEGVLVAGLQPESPAAGAGIVTGDVIRRIGDMPVTTPLDVERALLGHRPGETVPVTVGRGGAETRIDLALGAARPRVLSKEERCWNELGLKVEFQPSGRVQKLQSRYRGGLLVTDVRDGGPAADQGIRVGDILVGLHVWETITVDNVLYVLEKAREDNLGQLKFYVLRGRETLFGHLTSDTMLR
- a CDS encoding thiamine-monophosphate kinase, with product MEQDFLDWLLPRLPADPRLEIGPGDDAAVIRPPAGRRTVVSVDMLTEGVDFLLGDDCSPRQVGRKALAVGLSDLAAMAARPEAAVVAVCLPRGGAAIARELADGVAALAREHDVALAGGDTNAWDGGLVVSVTVIGSVAPGRAWRRAGARPGDRIVATGAFGGSILGRHLDVRPRLAEAAWIAERFPVHAAIDVSDGLSLDLSRLLAASGCGAVVDLAAVPIHADAVRLGARDTTPPLDHALADGEDFELLLALPAAAADDLLAADRPFPTPLTAIGTVTAAAGLQARGADGRLAPLEPRGFLHAFGG